The following coding sequences lie in one Anguilla rostrata isolate EN2019 chromosome 8, ASM1855537v3, whole genome shotgun sequence genomic window:
- the hsd17b8 gene encoding estradiol 17-beta-dehydrogenase 8, producing MAAPLRLISRLAVVTGGGSGIGRAVCQRFAAEGASVVVADVNEDSANQTLASLPGGHRGQEHLAVGVEVSSRESVERLVTAIQCRYFQPPSVCVSAAGITRDEFMLKMEEDDFDRVIQVNLKGTFLVTQAVSKALVASGSPKGSIITVGSIVGKVGNIGQVNYSASKAGVEGLTRTAAKELSRFGIRCNCVLPGFIATPMTDAVPEKVISKMTSLIPLGRMGQPAEVADACAFLASDDSRYITGVSIEVTGGLFIG from the exons ATGGCGGCGCCCTTGAGACTCATATCCAGGTTGGCTGTTGTCACAG gagggggcagcggTATCGGTCGGGCCGTCTGCCAGCGCTTCGCTGCGGAGGGAGCCTCGGTGGTGGTCGCCGATGTCAACGAggactcagccaatcagacgctgGCGAGCCTGCCGGGGGGCCACCGAGGCCAGGAGCACCTGGCGGTGGGAGTGGAGGTGTCCTCCAGGGAGAGCGTGGAGAGGCTGGTCACTGCCATACAG TGTCGGTACTTCCAGCCCCCTtccgtgtgtgtcagtgctgcggGGATCACTCGGGACGAGTTCATGCTGAAAATGGAGGAGGACGACTTTGACAGGGTCATCCAGGTCAACCTGAAG GGTACCTTCCTTGTCACACAGGCCGTCTCTAAGGCCCTGGTCGCCAGTGGATCCCCCAAAGGGTCCATCATCACTGTGGGCAGCATTGTGGGCAAG GTGGGGAACATTGGGCAGGTGAACTACTCCGCCTCCAAAGCTGGAGTGGAGGGGTTAACAAGAACTGCAGCCAAGGAGCTGAGCAG GTTTGGGATTCGCTGTAATTGTGTGCTTCCTGGGTTCATAGCCACGCCGATGACCGATGCAGTACCTGAGAAAGTGAtcagtaag ATGACCTCCCTGATACCGCTGGGGAGAATGGGCCAACCTGcag AGGTAGCAGACGCGTGTGCTTTCCTGGCCTCTGATGACAGCCGATACATCACTGGAGTCAGCATCGAAGTCACAG GAGGCCTCTTCATTGGCTGA